A genome region from Arachis duranensis cultivar V14167 chromosome 8, aradu.V14167.gnm2.J7QH, whole genome shotgun sequence includes the following:
- the LOC107462410 gene encoding DDRGK domain-containing protein 1: protein MEELFVAILSMLLVVALIPLYLWKRRQDSQPHPHADEPVQAPRGEAVVRPAGNRRMRRRPAASGASTSTAPPATAEESGDESENEAAGGENYEARAAKKKEIKRQEREARRQAEDAARESKQAKQDRYSEMRRLKDEEREAKERQLEEEAKAQKAKEEEAAAIEFEKWKGEFSVDDEGTLEEEQDGTEDLLSNFVEYIQKQKCVPLEDLAAEFKLRTQECINRITNLESMGRLSGVMDDRGKYIYISQEEMKAVADYVKRQGRVSISHLASKSNQFIDLEPKTQFTEDISNLDEITVN, encoded by the exons ATGGAGGAACTCTTCGTAGCTATACTTTCGATGCTTCTGGTTGTAGCACTGATTCCACTGTACTTATGGAAACGCCGCCAGGATTCTCAACCACATCCTCACGCCGATGAACCGGTCCAG GCTCCCCGGGGAGAAGCGGTGGTGCGCCCAGCCGGAAACCGCCGAATGCGTCGGAGACCTGCTGCATCTGGAGCTAGCACTTCGACAGCTCCGCCTGCAACTGCCGAAG AGTCTGGCGATGAAAGTGAGAATGAAGCTGCTGGTGGCGAGAATTACGAGGCTAGAGCAGCAAAGAAAAAGGAGATTAAAAGGCAAGAGAGGGAAGCTCGCCGACAG GCTGAAGATGCTGCACGAGAGTCGAAGCAGGCCAAACAAGATCGTTACTCAGAGATGCGGAGGTTGAAGGATGAAGAACGTGAGGCAAAGGAGCGTCAGTTG GAAGAGGAAGCCAAAGCTCAGAAGGCTAAGGAGGAGGAGGCTGCGGCAATAGAATTTGAGAAGTGGAAAGGTGAATTTTCAGTTGATGATGAAGGTACCCTTGAAGAAGAACAGGATGGTACTGAAGACTTGCTATCCAATTTTGTTGAATATATACAG AAGCAGAAATGTGTTCCCTTAGAAGATCTTGctgcagaatttaaattgcgAACGCAG GAATGTATCAACCGCATCACCAATCTGGAAAGTATGG GCCGTCTTTCGGGTGTGATGGATGATAGAGGGAAATACATATACATCTCGCAGGAAGAAATGAAAGCTGTTGCTGATTATGTTAAGCGGCAGGGAAGAGTTAGCATTTCACACCTAGCTAGTAAATCGAACCAGTTCATTGATTTAGAGCCAAAAACTCAATTCACAGAGGACATTAGTAATTTGGACGAGATAACTGTCAACTGA